From Pseudorca crassidens isolate mPseCra1 chromosome 15, mPseCra1.hap1, whole genome shotgun sequence, one genomic window encodes:
- the LOC137206964 gene encoding uncharacterized protein isoform X2 codes for MDASSSPWNPTPAPVSSPSLLLPIPAIVVLAVGIYLLLLGLVLLTRHCLLAQGCCTDCSSPCRKQGASKPQDCCWTCAEACDFPLPSPAHYLDACCPQPAESDWAPRCPRCCPLCDCACACQLPDCQSLNCLCFEIKLR; via the exons ATGGAC GCCTCCTCTAGCCCGTGGAATCCAACCCCGGCTCCCGTCAGCAGCCCCTCCCTGCTGCTCCCCATCCCTGCCATTGTCGTCCTCGCTGTGGGCATCTATTTGTTGCTGCTGGGCCTAGTGCTGCTGACTAGGCACTGCCTGCTG GCCCAGGGCTGCTGCACAGACTGCAGCTCCCCCTGCAGGaagcaaggcgcctccaagcccCAAGACTGTTGCTGGACCTGCGCAGAAGCCTGTGACTTTcctctgcccagcccagcccactaCCTGGATGCCTGCTGCCCCCAGCCCGCCGAATCT GATTGGGCCCCTCGCTGCCCTCGCTGCTGCCCGCTCTGTGACTGTGCCTGTGCGTGCCAGCTTCCTGACTGCCAGAGCCTCAACTGTCTCTGCTTTGAGATCAAGCTCCGATGA
- the LOC137206964 gene encoding uncharacterized protein isoform X1, with amino-acid sequence MEGHIPLWQDEELAKQQRRKGIPGRRNSMGREASSSPWNPTPAPVSSPSLLLPIPAIVVLAVGIYLLLLGLVLLTRHCLLAQGCCTDCSSPCRKQGASKPQDCCWTCAEACDFPLPSPAHYLDACCPQPAESDWAPRCPRCCPLCDCACACQLPDCQSLNCLCFEIKLR; translated from the exons ATGGAAGGGCACATCCCACTCTGGCAAGATGAGGAGCTAGCCAagcaacagagaagaaaaggcatcccaggcagaaggaacagcatgggcAGAGAG GCCTCCTCTAGCCCGTGGAATCCAACCCCGGCTCCCGTCAGCAGCCCCTCCCTGCTGCTCCCCATCCCTGCCATTGTCGTCCTCGCTGTGGGCATCTATTTGTTGCTGCTGGGCCTAGTGCTGCTGACTAGGCACTGCCTGCTG GCCCAGGGCTGCTGCACAGACTGCAGCTCCCCCTGCAGGaagcaaggcgcctccaagcccCAAGACTGTTGCTGGACCTGCGCAGAAGCCTGTGACTTTcctctgcccagcccagcccactaCCTGGATGCCTGCTGCCCCCAGCCCGCCGAATCT GATTGGGCCCCTCGCTGCCCTCGCTGCTGCCCGCTCTGTGACTGTGCCTGTGCGTGCCAGCTTCCTGACTGCCAGAGCCTCAACTGTCTCTGCTTTGAGATCAAGCTCCGATGA
- the ALDOA gene encoding fructose-bisphosphate aldolase A, protein MPHQYPALTPEQKKELSDIAHRIVAPGKGILAADESTGSIAKRLQSIGTENTEENRRFYRQLLLTADDRVNPCIGGVILFHETLYQKTDDGRPFPQVIKAKGGVVGIKVDKGVVPLAGTNGETTTQGLDGLSERCAQYKKDGADFAKWRCVLKIGEHTPSTLAIMENANVLARYASICQQNGIVPIVEPEILPDGDHDLKRCQYVTEKVLAAVYKALSDHHIYLEGTLLKPNMVTPGHACTHKYSHEEIAMATVTALRRTVPPAVPGITFLSGGQSEEEASINLSAINKCPLLKPWALTFSYGRALQASALKTWGGKKENMKAAQEEYVKRALANSLACQGKYSPSGKAGAAASESLFISNHAY, encoded by the exons ATGCCCCACCAATACCCAGCACTGACCCCGGAGCAGAAGAAGGAGCTCTCTGACATTGCTCACCGGATCGTGGCTCCGGGCAAGGGCATCCTGGCTGCAGATGAGTCCACCG GGAGCATTGCCAAGCGACTGCAGTCCATTGGCACCGAGAACACCGAGGAGAACCGGCGCTTCTACCGCCAACTGCTGCTGACTGCCGACGACCGCGTGAATCCCTGCATTGGGGGCGTCATCCTCTTTCATGAGACGCTCTACCAGAAGACAGATGATGGGCGTCCCTTCCCCCAAGTTATCAAAGCCAAGGGCGGTGTTGTGGGCATCAAG GTAGATAAGGGTGTGGTACCCCTGGCAGGAACAAACGGCGAGACAACCACCCAAG GGCTGGATGGGCTGTCGGAGCGCTGTGCCCAGTACAAGAAGGACGGAGCTGACTTTGCCAAGTGGCGTTGTGTGCTGAAGATAGGGGAACACACCCCTTCCACCCTCGCCATCATGGAAAACGCCAATGTCCTGGCCCGTTATGCCAGCATCTGCCAGCAG AATGGCATTGTGCCCATCGTGGAGCCTGAGATCCTCCCTGATGGGGACCATGACTTGAAACGCTGTCAGTATGTAACCGAGAAG GTGCTGGCTGCTGTCTACAAGGCTCTGAGTGACCACCACATCTACCTGGAAGGCACCTTGCTGAAGCCCAATATGGTAACCCCAGGCCACGCCTGCACCCATAAATATTCTCACGAGGAGATTGCCATGGCAACTGTCACAGCGCTGCGTCGCACAGTGCCCCCCGCTGTCCCTG GGATCACCTTCCTATCTGGAGGCCAGAGTGAAGAGGAGGCATCCATCAACCTCAGCGCCATCAACAAGTGTCCCCTGCTGAAGCCATGGGCGCTGACCTTCTCTTACGGCCGAGCCCTGCAGGCCTCTGCCCTGAAGACTTGGGGTGGAAAGAAGGAGAACATGAAGGCTGCCCAGGAAGAATACGTCAAGCGAGCCCTG GCCAACAGCCTTGCCTGCCAAGGAAAGTACAGCCCAAGTGGTAAGGCGGGGGCTGCAGCCAGTGAGTCCCTCTTCATCTCTAACCATGCTTACTAA
- the PPP4C gene encoding serine/threonine-protein phosphatase 4 catalytic subunit isoform X1, which translates to MTPRPARGGTSLPLLPRRGRKWKRWWRRPKAEGRGKTGTPREPEPELPRRRPLCGAEGAAAPALTRAGGWAMAEISDLDRQIEQLRRCELIKESEVKALCAKAREILVEESNVQRVDSPVTVCGDIHGQFYDLKELFRVGGDVPETNYLFMGDFVDRGFYSVETFLLLLALKVRYPDRITLIRGNHESRQITQVYGFYDECLRKYGSVTVWRYCTEIFDYLSLSAIIDGKIFCVHGGLSPSIQTLDQIRTIDRKQEVPHDGPMCDLLWSDPEDTTGWGVSPRGAGYLFGSDVVAQFNAANDIDMICRAHQLVMEGYKWHFNETVLTVWSAPNYCYRCGNVAAILELDEHLQKDFIIFEAAPQETRGIPSKKPVADYFL; encoded by the exons ATGACGCCACGTCCGGCACGCGGCGGAACTAGTCTTCCTCTGCTTCCGCGGCGGGGCCGGAAGTGGAAGAGGTGGTGGCGGCGGCCCAAAgcggagggaagggggaagacaGGGACCCCCCGGGAGCCGGAGCCGGAGTTGCCGCGGCG GAGACCCCTGTGCGGTGCGGAGGGGGCGGCGGCCCCGGCTCTGACCCGCGCCGGGGGGTGGGCCATGGCGGAGATCAGCGACCTGGACCGGCAGATCGAGCAGCTGCGGCGCTGCGAGCTCATCAAGGAGAGCGAAGTTAAGGCCCTGTGCGCTAAGGCTAG AGAGATCTTGGTGGAGGAGAGCAACGTGCAGAGGGTGGACTCGCCAGTCACA GTATGCGGTGACATCCATGGACAATTCTATGACCTCAAGGAGCTGTTCAGA gtgGGAGGCGACGTCCCTGAGACTAACTACCTCTTCATGGGGGACTTTGTGGATCGTGGTTTCTACAGCGTCGAAACGTTCCTCCTGCTGCTGGCACTTAAG GTTCGCTATCCTGACCGCATCACCCTGATCCGGGGCAACCACGAAAGCCGTCAGATCACCCAGGTCTACGGCTTTTATGACGAGTGTCTGCGCAAGTACGGCTCGGTGACCGTGTGGCGCTACTGCACTGAGATCTTTGACTACCTCAGCCTGTCGGCCATCATCGATGGCAAG ATCTTCTGTGTGCACGGGGGCCTTTCCCCCTCCATCCAGACACTGGACCAGATCCGGACAATTGACCGAAAGCAAGAGGTGCCTCATGACGGGCCCATGTGTGACCTGCTCTGGTCCGACCCTGAAG ACACAACAGGCTGGGGCGTGAGCCCCCGTGGGGCTGGCTACCTATTTGGCAGTGACGTGGTGGCCCAGTTCAATGCAGCCAACGACATTGACATGATCTGCCGCGCCCACCAACTGGTGATGGAAGGTTACAAGTGGCACTTCAACGAGACTGTACTCACTGTGTGGTCGGCACCCAACTACTGCTACCG CTGTGGGAATGTGGCAGCCATCTTGGAGCTGGACGAGCATCTCCAGAAAGATTTCATCATCTTTGAGGCCGCTCCCCAAGAGACACGGGGCATCCCCTCCAAAAAGCCCGTGGCTGACTACTTCCTGTGA
- the PPP4C gene encoding serine/threonine-protein phosphatase 4 catalytic subunit isoform X2, with amino-acid sequence MGRVFGVVGGMLLTRAEELSLVCGDIHGQFYDLKELFRVGGDVPETNYLFMGDFVDRGFYSVETFLLLLALKVRYPDRITLIRGNHESRQITQVYGFYDECLRKYGSVTVWRYCTEIFDYLSLSAIIDGKIFCVHGGLSPSIQTLDQIRTIDRKQEVPHDGPMCDLLWSDPEDTTGWGVSPRGAGYLFGSDVVAQFNAANDIDMICRAHQLVMEGYKWHFNETVLTVWSAPNYCYRCGNVAAILELDEHLQKDFIIFEAAPQETRGIPSKKPVADYFL; translated from the exons ATGGGCAGGGTCTTTGGAGTCGTTGGAGGGATGCTCTTGACCAGGGCAGAAGAACTCAGTTTG GTATGCGGTGACATCCATGGACAATTCTATGACCTCAAGGAGCTGTTCAGA gtgGGAGGCGACGTCCCTGAGACTAACTACCTCTTCATGGGGGACTTTGTGGATCGTGGTTTCTACAGCGTCGAAACGTTCCTCCTGCTGCTGGCACTTAAG GTTCGCTATCCTGACCGCATCACCCTGATCCGGGGCAACCACGAAAGCCGTCAGATCACCCAGGTCTACGGCTTTTATGACGAGTGTCTGCGCAAGTACGGCTCGGTGACCGTGTGGCGCTACTGCACTGAGATCTTTGACTACCTCAGCCTGTCGGCCATCATCGATGGCAAG ATCTTCTGTGTGCACGGGGGCCTTTCCCCCTCCATCCAGACACTGGACCAGATCCGGACAATTGACCGAAAGCAAGAGGTGCCTCATGACGGGCCCATGTGTGACCTGCTCTGGTCCGACCCTGAAG ACACAACAGGCTGGGGCGTGAGCCCCCGTGGGGCTGGCTACCTATTTGGCAGTGACGTGGTGGCCCAGTTCAATGCAGCCAACGACATTGACATGATCTGCCGCGCCCACCAACTGGTGATGGAAGGTTACAAGTGGCACTTCAACGAGACTGTACTCACTGTGTGGTCGGCACCCAACTACTGCTACCG CTGTGGGAATGTGGCAGCCATCTTGGAGCTGGACGAGCATCTCCAGAAAGATTTCATCATCTTTGAGGCCGCTCCCCAAGAGACACGGGGCATCCCCTCCAAAAAGCCCGTGGCTGACTACTTCCTGTGA